From Vigna angularis cultivar LongXiaoDou No.4 chromosome 11, ASM1680809v1, whole genome shotgun sequence:
CGGTGGACGTGTAACACTGTACTCACCCTAATATCCCTAGAAAGAGGATGAGAGCAGAGGACGCCGGTGCAGGTTCGATCGGAAATCTGAATATCCCCAATTCCGTCGGCGAGCTTGTCGGCTGGCTTCTCGGAGGTCGAAGTTTTGGAAGAAGCAGTTACCGCTTTGCCACCTCTCTTGGCCGCCGCCGCCGCCTTCTTCTGTGCAGCCTTCTTCTTGCTTGCGTCAGACACCATCTTCAATATCTAATCTCCGAATAGCAACGATCAACTAGGAACTtcgaaagagaaaaaagaaaacatttatgCATGAATACGAAGGCGAAAATCAGAGGAAGGAAATGCAAACCTTTGATGAAAGAGCCAGAAGACGATAGATCCAAAGTCCTCCGTTGGATTGATGGTATACCGTGAAAGTGTAAAATTCTGATGAAGCGAAGGCTTAGGGTTCAAAGCTTCGGGTGCAGGGGAAGAAGTAGGAGTAGGAGGTGAGGTTTGGTACGTATAGAAGTGTGCGCTTCCACGTGTCCCCTCCGGAAGGACTTGCCTTAACCCTTTGCTTGCAAATAATATATCCTCGTATAAAAGTGAATAGAATGTTGTAGAAAAATGCTCCACCACCATTCATATTTTCTGAGTCCTGAATTTTTGACTTGCGAACATCTTAATCCAAACAAAGCCTTAGTAACACTTTTTTCTTTGCATTAACTATTTATATTCAACTCTTTCCGAATTTCAACCATCCAACCAAGATCATTTTCCTACCATTTCACGATCATTTTTTGCATCGACAAAATAACTTTTGAGTGGAACACAAATTATGAAGTCACATTCCACATCACAATAATTTGAATATGTGTTTAGTTTTCCAAATTTGggatagtttaattttttatcttatgaaCTTAATACTGCCTTGTGGTGTTTCTATGGTCAGGAGTTAGAGTTGATGCCACTACTTGCATATCCTCTGTTTGACATAGAGCATGACTGAATTTCTCACCACATTATTTTGGCAATATCCATACCCATCTGTAGTTTTTCTTCATTGTGAAAAATGGATAAAGAAAAATCCTAATGAAACAGCACAAAGTTAATAggattatagaaaaaaaaatcatgaattaTATCAATAGGAATATGTTCCGAGTTTCATTCccaaaagttttcaaaaaactTAGATGAAGAAAGTGCTTCTCTTAACCTAagaaacaacacaaaataaatagaCACTTCTGCTATAACGCTTACGATGACAATATGAATCAGGTAAGCTACATTGATCGGTGTCATAAATGTGAGTGAATATTCTTTGTAAATCATAGGAAGCAATTGAGGACAAAAACAATACGGTTGGTCTCAACGAGTCGTTCTCAACATTTAGAAATGAAAACTGTTTACTTTAAAGTCCAACAGCAACTGTTAGGTAAACTTTAACCAAACACTTTCTCAAATGCAGGTCCATTAATCTCAAGATAAACCTGATTTCTTGTGTGCGTAAAGTTGTTCTCATTACCTCAATGCAATTGCAATACAATGGGAGTTAAAAATATAGGGTAATGAACAGGACAAGTTATACAGGTAGAAAGTACAACTGAGAAACTACTAGTATAAGGAAAATCGAGTGCACCAGCATCGTCTCTGTTATGATACTAATGCCTATTCAacgtgaaaagaaaaacaaaaattgggTCATAGCTCTTTCTTTTATCATCTCACTTGcattatatactataataacAAAGCCTGAATAGGGTGAACAATAACAGAGTCTATCAATCGCAAAATTCTCTCTATGCTATCCACACCTGGCTCAAATGAAGGGTTTTCTTCTTAAGTTGAAAAATAGCGACTCTTTTGTACCCCAAGCTCGTAGAATCACCTCAAATCCATTTCTTCGAGTGTCATAAAAATTTCAAAGCTTCATCACATAATGTGACAAGCATGGGGATTTTCATCACTGAACATCTCTGATGCAGGATAATATTGCCCCACGTAGTAGTAGTATTCACCATAACCATAACCACATGCGGGTACCATataattgttattgtttttttcagTTTTCGCCTGACCTTTACCATCTCCCTCGTTATCCTTATCATTATCTCCTTCATTACcaccttttttcttcttcttggtgGAGCCACTCCCTCCTTTGTCACCTTCtttctcactttcattttccttcttcttcttctccttctcattttccttttccttctccttctccttcactttctccttctccttctccttctccttctccttctccttctcctttactttctccttctccttctcctttcccttctccttctccttctccttctccttcttggCAGGAACCACCTCAACCTTCCTCCTAAACTTCTCCGACAACTTCTGCACCAGAGCTGTCACGTCCATTGTGCCCTTAACCATCACCATCCCCTTCTCCCTATCTGTACTCACTTCCTTAACCCCTACAACACCTCCAGCACGTGtcaaaaacaaagacaaaagtaaaaaccaaatccaaaaaataaaaagaaaaaagaaacaccTTTGAACTTCAACACAGCCCTGCGAATCCTATGGGAGCAACCTTGGCACGGGCAAAGATTAAACACCTTCAGCACCGTTGTTGTCACCGGAGCCTGTCACATAAGCCAACAAAccaccaaaaataaaataagtaatataataataataataataataataactagctattaaattaatataacacTAAAACCTCTTTGTCTTTGGTTTTCTTTTCGTTGTTTTTGGG
This genomic window contains:
- the LOC108333754 gene encoding heavy metal-associated isoprenylated plant protein 3: MGQTQAKKNDYGHKNERAKKNEETTSSYPTTVVLKIDMHCDECASKIIKCLHAFGGVECLKPEIKTESVDPIKPKDKLSGKTKKNVDIASPLSNKDKENKPKNNEKKTKDKEAPVTTTVLKVFNLCPCQGCSHRIRRAVLKFKGVKEVSTDREKGMVMVKGTMDVTALVQKLSEKFRRKVEVVPAKKEKEKEKEKGKEKEKEKVKEKEKEKEKEKEKEKVKEKEKEKENEKEKKKKENESEKEGDKGGSGSTKKKKKGGNEGDNDKDNEGDGKGQAKTEKNNNNYMVPACGYGYGEYYYYVGQYYPASEMFSDENPHACHIM